GCACCTGTTCTGGCTGCGCCGCCATTCCTGCCAGCACATGCTCAAATACATCCTGGTTAGGTTTCCTCAGGCCAATTAAATGGGAAAAGAAGCATTGCTCAAACAAAGCAAATAACTCTTTACATTCGTGCTCTACAGCATTTAAGTGCAAATCATTGATATTACTGAGTAAGCTAAGCCGATACTTCTTTTTTAGTTTTGCTAGCATTCCCACCCGATCGCCATACAAACCAACTAGCAGCGAATTCCAGGCATGATCGATCGCTTCATCGCTAGCCTCTAGCTTGAATTCACTACGAAGGCGATCGCGGAACTCGGCAGTCGAGATTTTGCCCGTCTCAAACAGCGAGAAAACCTCTGGCTGCTGGCGCAAGGAATATTCGATCGAATGAATGCTCTGGGGCGATCGCAGGCGGTTCATGCCCTCACCAAACTTAGCAAAGTCTAGCTCATACAGCACTCCACCTAGATCAAAAAGGATCTGCTGTAAATGCCCTATACTATTAGGATCATTAAAAAAAGTTTGTGGATCGCTCATCGCTGGAAAATTTTTAATCACCGCATATTAATAAATTGATGCATATAGTAAATCTTTAGCACTAGTTATGTGCAGGAATAAAATTTATGTCAAAACACCCCCAAAACAATAACAACAAACAGCTAGGCACCACCGCAACCATCTTCCTATACATCTTTGGTTTTTTGCTGATCATTACTGCGATCATTATTGTGCTCAGGGGAGCCGGTCTAATCGATTGGCTACCAGACTATGCGCTCTGGGCGATCGGCCTGGGGGTGATCGGGGTGGGGATTATTGCTGGGATTCGTAGCGTTACTTAACTTAGATCTTTACAAGACTTAGATCTTTACAAGACTTAGATTTTTGCTAAAGCTTGATCAGCCGCATTCTCTGAAGCTAAATAATGCCAATGCAACCAGATCACCACCATCGCCAATGTATCCAGGCAGCAATATTGCTTTAATAGCTCTGTCCACTTGGCCTGCAAATCTGGGCGATCGCGGCTTTGGCCATAGAGAATCTCCTGGTAGGCCAGCATCGCTTCTGTGCCTTCCTTAATTCCCACCGATCGATCGCTAATCTCTAAATTCGGCAGCGCCTCGTAGGGGCTGAGAATCCGATCGCCTTCCTTTTTGAAATAGTCCTTTAGCCAGTTCAATTCATGTAAATAGGAATTGGTCTTCCAGATTGCCGGCAAAACGCATTTTAGCGAAGTTCGCGCCTTCATCAACGGATGGAAATAATGCTCCAGGGTGATCGCATACATATCCTTGAGCTTGGATTTGCCCTTCTTCTTAATTTGCGCCGTACTGCGCAGCCATTGCTTTAGTTCAGGATCTTCATAGCCATAGATTTCCATTTGATTATGAATATCCCTCAGCACCGCGTTTTCATGGGGAGCCCAGGTAAAGATCGTGCCCTTTGTGCCCAATTGCTCCATCAGGGCTCTGGCAAACTTAAAATTAGGGAATTGATCGCTGGTGTTCAGCCAATCGGTATGGATCGGTTCCGCATCCGGCTCCGGGATGGTATGGCAACTCCATTGAAAAGCAACTCGCTCAAAGGGCGGCATTTGTTTATTAGGGGCGATCGCCAACCGCGAAGTTTCAAAATCAATAAAATGGAGCGGATATTTACACCGGGTTAAAATCTCTGGCAATTGCCCAGAAATCCATTCGCTATTTTCGCTGGTGTGTTTTAGTTGCACTAATTGCCTGGCTCGATAAACACTCTCTTCCAGCAACTCCGGTGGTAAGTCAAACATACTCACATTACCCTGCTGGATCATCTCATTCACCAGTGGTGTACGCACGCCACCAACCCGGCCAATGTGATAGAGATCGAGGATGTGTGGTTCTACTTCCGCCAGCTCCTGCCAGCATTCTTTGAAGCCATCCCGATCGTCATGGGGCGAGGCGCGATATTCGCAGTTTTTGCACCCCTTATCGATCGGTGTTTCAATCTTTTCCAGCCCGTCCACAATGCTATTGAGATAGGTTTGAACATTGCTAACTACCCTGGGCAAAAGCTCTGCTACTTCTGATTTGATGTTTACTAACGCTAAAGATGGGTGCTTTCTAAGTTGTTCTAATTGCTGTTGATCGCCCAGGAATTGCACATCCACGCCACTGAAACTGGAGGGAGTAGCTTGCGATTTAGTTTTAGTGATTTTAAACAGATCCGCAAGATTATCGATCGCGGTGGGCTGAGCCAAGTCCGGCATCATGAAATGGGGAATAATTTCTAGATTTGGCGATCGCTGTCCCATTTGCACCAATAGCTCTTGCAGGGTATGGACTTGAAATGCCATTTCTTCGATCGCATTGCGCCAGAGGCTATTTACGCTGCGATCGCGCTTACTGCGAAAAATATTCAGACCACGGGCTTGCTCAAGCTTGGCATTTTCTTCGCTATTAAATGCCTTGACCCGGACTTCAATTAACTCAATGCGATCGCCCCGTTTGACTAAAATATCCGGCCTGATTAATTTATAGTTGGCAAAAATGACCGGTTCAAATAACACTACATTTTCCTTAGCCAGTTCTTGCTGGGTTTGGGCAATGCCCTGCTCAAAGCTTTGATCCACCACAATCGCAATTCCATCGGGATAGAGCAAGCGGGCGGTTTTAGCAATGATAAATCGACCATCCGACAACATGCGGGAGTAGTTATCCTGGCGATTGCCACGGGGATATCCCTGTTTACGGTAGTAGAGCTTAGTGGCACAACTTTTTGCTGTTTTATAGTCAAACCGGGACAGATAAGTGATCTCAGTCATGTATTGAGTAAATTGATTAGCAATTTAAGTTATTTGTGCCGGACTTGACCGTAGGCTAAAGAGGCGATTGGAACGTAGATATGATGATAGTACAAAAACTGGACTGAGCTAAATTATGGCTGTTGCAGATTAGCAATGGTTGGGAAATTAGAGCGTCTGGCATCACCATCACCAAATTAAACAATGCCAAATTGTGAGCGATCGCTCTTGCGATTAGTAAAGATTAACTAAAGATTAAACAGATTAAATCAATCTAGTCCCATTTAGACCATAGAATTAGTCTTATGCACTGCATTGATATTTACCAATTAAAAAGACTTGTGCTGGGATTGACCAATTTTGGCTAGTCGCAGTTTAATCGAGATCTAGTCGATCGGCCTTTAATTGTATTCACTTATTGCATCAGTGCCTGGTTATTACTAATATTAATATTTGTTGGCTAAGTTTAGTAGGGTATTATCCAGCCCGATAACTGGGTATGCAAGCGATCGAGCCTTGCTAATCGCTAAACAATGTTCCTGTTCCTAATAGTTAGACTGCAATAATTTCGATCGGATCAAAATCAACCTTCATAAAAATGCTGAGGAGTTAGTTTGTGCCAGTAGCGGTTGGAGTAGTTCAAACACAGGGATTTCCCACAGTGCTTGCGGTAGCGGATGCCGGAGTTAAGGCTGGTCGGGTGACGGTGGCGATCCAGGAGACGGCCGAAAGTGGCCAACAATTTGTGGTCTTTCGGGGTAGCATTTCCGAAGTCAAGGCGGCGATGGCGGCGGGTGTGGCGGCTGGACAAGAAACTCCCGGCGAATATAGCGAGGTTGTAACCCACTACATTGTGCCCAATCCACCGGAGAATTTGATTGATGTGCTGCCGCTCAATTATGTGGCGGCTTCGGAGCCATTCCGGGAAAATCCAGGCAAGTAGTCAGGTAAGTAGTAGTAGTGCATAGTTAAGGCGATCGCCTGGGATTAGGTAGGCAATAACTAGTAAAATTACGATCGCTTAGATGATGAGATTGTGAGCACTGCATCTAATTCTTTTTAGACAGCTAGGCTAAACGTCTAAACTTGGGAATTTAAGCATAAACGCAATTATAGAATTTCAACATAGAAAAACGAGAGAAAGTATGACTCAACAAGCAGTAGGTGCATTAGAAACAAAAGGCTTCCCAGGGATTGTGGGTGCGGCTGATGCGATGGTCAAGGCAGGTAGAGTAACTCTGGTGGGCTACATGCGTTGCGGTAGTGCCCGATTTGTGATCGTGATTCGGGGCGATGTCTCGGAAGTGAAAACCGCGATGGATGCTGGCGTATATGCGGTGGAGAATCATGTCTATGGCGGTGTGCTAGAATCCTGGGTGATTATCCCCAGACCCCACGAAAATGTGGTGGCAGTGTTGCCAATTCAATATACAGAAGAAACCCAAATCTATCGGGATGCGGTTGAAGGAATCAAGGTTCTACCCAGTCGCGGTTAGTGCTTCTAGCCCGATCATGTCACGGGTTTAGCGATCTTAGGTATGGCGATCGCTGAGCTTGAAACCTAATCTAGGGTGTAGTAGTCAACCATGAAAATTATGATCGGTGCTGCTCCGATTGAGTAAATACCCGATCTCGATTGCAGCCGCTTAGATTTCGACTGGTCAACCACTAGATATTAATAGGCTGAATAAATTGCAAAGCTGGCTTCAGCTAAAAACTGGCAGCCTGATTGATCTCTGCGATCTCCGAGCCATAGTCCTGCTGTTTGATCAGGTGATATGGACCCATGATCGCCCCCCAGATTGCCGCCCCGGTATCGGGATTAATGCCCCGATCGAAACTTTTGAAATAATCTGCCGCCGCCTCAAACCCCAGCATCACCTGCTTAGTCTCGCCCTGATAGCGAAAACAGCATTTACTACCTGGTAATAACTCCGCGGCAAAGCTCCTGATCTGGCCAGCGATTTGAGCGATCGAGATGCCTAGAGTACATCCTGGCAGCGCTTCAATGTGCTCGATCTTCAATTTAGATAGTAATTCCGGGTTTTGGCCAGCGCCAATCCAATCCTGTGGCTGCTTGAACGCATAATAGTTGGCTCGCAATGCGCCATTTACCTCGCTGAGCTGAATCAAGCGTTGACGATAAATATTTTCTGGATTGAGGCCACTGGCCTGCTCAGCAAATAAAAACACCCCACCCAACGCCCCCAAAGAAGTGGCGGGAATTGGGCGTTGCCACAATCGCAAATTTACATACCAGACCGGTTCAGCACTTGCCTGGGCTTGATTGGAAAACTCGCCTGCCATCCATTTGGCCAGGGTGAGCAGATTGTTTGAATAACTCATTTAGTTGCACTTTTAGCCGATCGATGTGACTGATGATTAATAATTAATATGCCTTGATGAGTATATGCCAAGAAACTGATTTTTATCGCAATTTGGCGATCGAAAGTTGCTAAATCTAAAATTTCTAAATCTCAGGGGGCAATCGTTTCAGTCTTTTGATGATCACCTCTCCGGCCAGCCAGGTTTTATACTTTTCAAAAACCTGTTTAGTATAGGCTTGGGCATGATGGAAATTGAATGCCGCCTCATCTGCAAAAATTTCGTAGAGGTAGAGGATCGGCTCCGCCTCGTCGTAGTCTACCCCATCATAATCAGTGTGCAAGGTAAACATCTCACACCCTTCTTCAGCTAGAGTCTGTGGCAAGATCGCCAAGATTGCTTGTTTGGCATCTGCAAAGAATTCTGGTTTCACCGAAATGGTTGCAAAAGCATAGTATCGAAGGTCTGTCATCATTTGGGTCCTTTCTAGTTTTTTAAAGACAAAAAGCTTTTAATGCTCAAACACTCTCAAACATACCGACCTGCTCACACCCATTACATTTCACATATCACATGCAATTAGCCTTCCTCTACCCCCACATTCATCAAATTCTGGCTCCCATGTTTGCCGATTGCCTGTGGTCAGCCCCAAGCAACGATCGCACTCAGCCAATTGTGGCACTTACCTTTGATGATGGCCCCCATCCAGAACATACTCAGCCTTTGGTTGAAGTGCTAGCCAAGCATAAAATTACGGCCAGTTTTTTCTGGCTCGGTAGCCTGGTAGAGCGATCGCCGCAACTCGCCCAAATCATTCATCAACAGGGTCACTGGCTGGGGATTCACGGCTATGAGCATAAATCATTTCCGTTTTTGAGCAAGGTTGAACTAGAGCAAAGTTTAGCTAAAACCCGCCAAGCGATCGCCCAGGCTTGCAGTCTTGATCCCGACTTAATTAGAGACGTGCGCCCACCCAATGGCTTGTTTATGCCACAGACCTTACAACTATTGCACCAATGGCAATATCGACCAGTGATGTGGAGCATTGTGCCCGAAGATTGGGTCAGACC
The sequence above is a segment of the Pseudanabaena sp. PCC 7367 genome. Coding sequences within it:
- a CDS encoding HAD family hydrolase is translated as MSDPQTFFNDPNSIGHLQQILFDLGGVLYELDFAKFGEGMNRLRSPQSIHSIEYSLRQQPEVFSLFETGKISTAEFRDRLRSEFKLEASDEAIDHAWNSLLVGLYGDRVGMLAKLKKKYRLSLLSNINDLHLNAVEHECKELFALFEQCFFSHLIGLRKPNQDVFEHVLAGMAAQPEQVLYIDDSPQHVETAKSMGINAIHLANANDLKAICDRLLVN
- a CDS encoding chromophore lyase CpcT/CpeT; translation: MSYSNNLLTLAKWMAGEFSNQAQASAEPVWYVNLRLWQRPIPATSLGALGGVFLFAEQASGLNPENIYRQRLIQLSEVNGALRANYYAFKQPQDWIGAGQNPELLSKLKIEHIEALPGCTLGISIAQIAGQIRSFAAELLPGSKCCFRYQGETKQVMLGFEAAADYFKSFDRGINPDTGAAIWGAIMGPYHLIKQQDYGSEIAEINQAASF
- a CDS encoding DUF2779 domain-containing protein, which encodes MTEITYLSRFDYKTAKSCATKLYYRKQGYPRGNRQDNYSRMLSDGRFIIAKTARLLYPDGIAIVVDQSFEQGIAQTQQELAKENVVLFEPVIFANYKLIRPDILVKRGDRIELIEVRVKAFNSEENAKLEQARGLNIFRSKRDRSVNSLWRNAIEEMAFQVHTLQELLVQMGQRSPNLEIIPHFMMPDLAQPTAIDNLADLFKITKTKSQATPSSFSGVDVQFLGDQQQLEQLRKHPSLALVNIKSEVAELLPRVVSNVQTYLNSIVDGLEKIETPIDKGCKNCEYRASPHDDRDGFKECWQELAEVEPHILDLYHIGRVGGVRTPLVNEMIQQGNVSMFDLPPELLEESVYRARQLVQLKHTSENSEWISGQLPEILTRCKYPLHFIDFETSRLAIAPNKQMPPFERVAFQWSCHTIPEPDAEPIHTDWLNTSDQFPNFKFARALMEQLGTKGTIFTWAPHENAVLRDIHNQMEIYGYEDPELKQWLRSTAQIKKKGKSKLKDMYAITLEHYFHPLMKARTSLKCVLPAIWKTNSYLHELNWLKDYFKKEGDRILSPYEALPNLEISDRSVGIKEGTEAMLAYQEILYGQSRDRPDLQAKWTELLKQYCCLDTLAMVVIWLHWHYLASENAADQALAKI
- a CDS encoding putative quinol monooxygenase gives rise to the protein MTDLRYYAFATISVKPEFFADAKQAILAILPQTLAEEGCEMFTLHTDYDGVDYDEAEPILYLYEIFADEAAFNFHHAQAYTKQVFEKYKTWLAGEVIIKRLKRLPPEI
- a CDS encoding polysaccharide deacetylase family protein, translating into MQLAFLYPHIHQILAPMFADCLWSAPSNDRTQPIVALTFDDGPHPEHTQPLVEVLAKHKITASFFWLGSLVERSPQLAQIIHQQGHWLGIHGYEHKSFPFLSKVELEQSLAKTRQAIAQACSLDPDLIRDVRPPNGLFMPQTLQLLHQWQYRPVMWSIVPEDWVRPGIDLVVERVMQQVTNGSVIVLHDGYYGGEDVAATVDRLVPKLRSQGYEFVTIDQLWQLHRNEKVSSS
- a CDS encoding BMC domain-containing protein codes for the protein MPVAVGVVQTQGFPTVLAVADAGVKAGRVTVAIQETAESGQQFVVFRGSISEVKAAMAAGVAAGQETPGEYSEVVTHYIVPNPPENLIDVLPLNYVAASEPFRENPGK
- a CDS encoding carbon dioxide-concentrating mechanism protein CcmK, which codes for MTQQAVGALETKGFPGIVGAADAMVKAGRVTLVGYMRCGSARFVIVIRGDVSEVKTAMDAGVYAVENHVYGGVLESWVIIPRPHENVVAVLPIQYTEETQIYRDAVEGIKVLPSRG